The DNA sequence CAGTAAGAGAATGACAATCTGCGTTAAAGCCAGAATCATGGCCGCAAACATTTTACCATAAAGAAAAGAATAAGGGGAAAGCGGACTGAATAACATACGTTTTAAAGTGCCCTTTTCATTCTCGGCAAGCACTGAATTTCCCATGCCGGCCATACTAAATAAAAGCATCATAACCATGGTGCCCGAAACAGCCTGAATTAATCCCCACCGAATACCTTCCTTAATTGCTAATGGAGTTGTTTTTAAATCCGAAGAAAAAGAGGATCTTTCCGCATCATCAGAAAATTCCTTATCAATATCTTGATTTATTTCTCCAAGAATATCATCGGGCAAGTCGGAATATTTCGTGTTTATAAAATTTCTTACGTGCGCTTTGCCGCCTTTTTGACCAATAAAACTCATAATAGTCGACAATAAAGCTTTTTGCATTAAGCCAACCTCCATACTTTTAGCTTCATCATAAAAGAGTTCCATGGGAGCTGTTTTTCCGCTATTTACAGAATCGGCAAAGCCTTTATAAAAACAAAGTAAGGCTGTTTGCCTCCCGTCAATAACTGTTTTCTTCCCTTCCTCAAGATCGATAGCTATCAATTCCAAAGCGGGCTCTTTCTTTAAGTCAGCAATAATTTCTGCGCTAAGCTCGGTTTTGTCTAAATCGCTCAAAAGTAGTTTTTGCGGTTTAGATTTTGTCTTCCCATCTA is a window from the Bacteroidales bacterium genome containing:
- a CDS encoding ABC transporter permease, with amino-acid sequence MWEIVKKDLLQLVKDKKSLFLSFILPIILISLFAVIYGGIDGKTKSKPQKLLLSDLDKTELSAEIIADLKKEPALELIAIDLEEGKKTVIDGRQTALLCFYKGFADSVNSGKTAPMELFYDEAKSMEVGLMQKALLSTIMSFIGQKGGKAHVRNFINTKYSDLPDDILGEINQDIDKEFSDDAERSSFSSDLKTTPLAIKEGIRWGLIQAVSGTMVMMLLFSMAGMGNSVLAENEKGTLKRMLFSPLSPYSFLYGKMFAAMILALTQIVILLLFSYFVFGLNLFHNPLGLVLMIVSTAFACSGFGIFIASLGSSQKQVESLSTIIILIMSAIGGSMIPFFLMPEILLTMAKGSINYWAIQGFFDVFGRNTDWQSFLLNPIILFAFGLITSLLAGFLFKKRLLKAYT